In Solanum lycopersicum chromosome 5, SLM_r2.1, the following are encoded in one genomic region:
- the LOC101266121 gene encoding F-box/kelch-repeat protein At3g23880-like has protein sequence MDESIISVLPHEIIVEILLKVPPKSLLKFTCVSKSWLELISSAKFIKDHLKLTANDKEYSHHRIIFQESACNFKVCCLPPMLNKERGTELFDIGSPMENPTIYTWSVGSVNGLICLYSKIEEPVLWNPAINKSKKLPAFGANLKNSCSYHLKYGFGYDETRDDYTVVVIQCIYEDNGSYDTVVNVYSLRADSWRTINKFQGNFLVNSPSKFIDGKLYWALSADVDTFNMCNIISLDLANETWGRLELPDSYGKSSYPLALGVVGGHLSVLCLNCIEGTNSDVWIMKDSGDEVSWNKIFTINHPKDLGEFIFFTSIFSVPCYKSNKDEILLLLPPAIMTYNGSTRQVEVADQFEECAAAEIYVESLVDPLLIS, from the coding sequence ATGGATGAATCGATAATCTCTGTTCTTCCTCATGAAATCATCGTAGAGATTCTCTTGAAAGTGCCACCAAAGTCTCTTTTGAAGTTCACGTGTGTTTCAAAATCATGGCTTGAACTAATCTCCAGCGCAAAGTTTATAAAAGATCATTTGAAATTAACAGCTAATGACAAAGAATACAGCCATCACAggattatttttcaagaatccGCGTGCAATTTTAAGGTATGTTGTCTCCCTCCCATGCTTAACAAAGAACGAGGCACCGAGCTATTTGACATTGGTTCTCCCATGGAAAACCCCACTATTTATACTTGGAGTGTCGGTTCTGTCAATGGATTGATTTGTCTGTATAGTAAGATAGAGGAGCCCGTTCTATGGAACCCCGCTATTAACAAGTCTAAGAAATTGCCTGCATTTGGAGCTAACTTAAAGAACAGTTGCTCTTACCATCTGAAATATGGTTTTGGATATGACGAAACACGTGATGATTACACTGTGGTAGTTATTCAGTGTATTTATGAGGATAATGGTTCATATGATACCGTAGTCAACGTATACAGTTTAAGGGCTGATTCTTGGAGAACAATTAATAAGTTTCAGGGCAATTTTCTAGTAAATTCTCCAAGTAAATTTATCGATGGAAAGCTTTATTGGGCTTTATCAGCTGATGTTGATACGTTCAATATGTGCAACATCATTTCTCTTGATTTAGCAAACGAGACGTGGGGAAGGTTGGAGCTTCCGGATAGTTATGGGAAAAGTAGTTATCCGTTGGCACTTGGAGTGGTGGGAGGTCATCTTTCGGTGCTTTGTCTTAATTGTATCGAAGGAACTAATTCCGATGTGTGGATTATGAAAGATTCTGGAGATGAAGTATCATGGAATAAGATTTTCACTATCAATCATCCTAAAGACCTTGGGGAGTTTATATTCTTTACATCCATTTTCTCCGTACCTTGTTACAAGTCGAATAAGGATgaaattttacttttacttcCCCCCGCTATCATGACATATAACGGTTCAACTAGACAAGTAGAGGTTGCTGATCAATTTGAGGAGTGTGCTGCTGCAGAAATCTATGTAGAAAGCCTTGTCGATCCCCTATTGATATCATGA
- the LOC101260935 gene encoding uncharacterized protein, producing the protein MSSSSLRSAKLLCLFLLLGCICIAAATATEPKAESFDTYSIGLWPRWWWRIHPKIPSAPTPSPIDNAASPTHMAPSPVDDVVSPPHTTPAPSTSCTKVDGCALDLITSVFKRRITLSTQCCQVLSTISDDCFYTEYTHSKRVPFFLGKVRNYCSHAVDNAAPSPSPADDVAPPSPFDNAVPSPSPVDNVASPTHAVPSPSPVDDVVSPSRMPPSWGPAPAPTTSCIKVDGCASDLITSVFTHKISLSTQCCQVLFTTSDDCFYREYTHSKRVPFFLGKVKNYCSHHHA; encoded by the coding sequence ATGTCATCGTCATCGTTGAGAAGTGCCAAATTGTTGTGTCTGTTTCTGCTGTTGGGTTGCATATGCATTGCTGCTGCCACTGCAACCGAACCCAAAGCAGAATCGTTTGATACTTATTCAATTGGATTGTGGCCCCGATGGTGGTGGCGTATTCACCCAAAAATACCATCAGCACCAACTCCATCTCCAATTGATAATGCGGCTTCACCAACGCATATGGCTCCATCCCCAGTTGATGATGTGGTTTCGCCACCACACACGACCCCTGCTCCATCCACTTCTTGTACCAAAGTGGATGGTTGTGCGTTAGATTTGATCACTTCCGTTTTCAAGCGTAGAATTACATTATCCACTCAATGTTGTCAAGTACTTTCAACGATTTCAGATGATTGCTTTTACACAGAGTACACACACTCAAAGAGGGTACCATTTTTCCTTGGAAAAGTGAGGAACTATTGTAGTCATGCGGTTGATAATGCGGCTCCATCTCCATCTCCAGCTGATGATGTGGCTCCTCCATCTCCATTCGATAATGCAGTTCCATCTCCATCTCCGGTTGATAATGTGGCTTCACCAACTCATGCAGTTCCATCCCCATCCCCGGTTGATGATGTCGTTTCTCCATCGCGTATGCCTCCCTCTTGGGGCCCGGCTCCGGCTCCAACCACTTCTTGCATCAAGGTGGACGGTTGTGCATCAGATTTGATCACTTCCGTTTTCACTCATAAAATTTCATTATCTACACAATGCTGTCAAGTACTTTTTACGACGTCAGATGATTGCTTTTACAGAGAGTACACACACTCAAAGAGGGTACCATTTTTCCTAGGCAAAGTGAAGAACTATTGCAGTCATCATCATGCCTGA
- the LOC101266416 gene encoding putative NAC domain-containing protein 94 isoform X1, translating into MEERNDKEKNMDEVMLPGFRFHPTDEELVGFYLRRKVQQKPISIELIKQLDIYKYDPWDLPTELAAVGEKEWYFYCPRDRKYRNSARPNRVTGAGFWKATGTDRPIYSSEGSKCIGLKKSLVFYKGRAAKGIKTDWMMHEFRLPSITDSNAPKRFLDKHIPPNDSWAICRIFKKANSNAHRALSHSWVSPPQLLPQNNTTSHDFLTSSHFTNNSNEMSSFIHKTTSTTSPIQFNDLLQNSSNNNMSSTFTTLDLPLYKTLNSLSNHNNDPITSYTFSSSCVDNMNNIDASSLLLNMSSSIFGDYSIALPENIEGGGGGGVHDDTTTTTLKEANNVIINNMEHMEELQWGNVVRSNNIGLMNNFPLNMAADAWKTNLLWDSSSPCPSSEMSTSYSTNKCYT; encoded by the exons atggaagaaagaaatgataaagagaaaaatatggaTGAAGTGATGCTTCCAGGGTTTAGGTTTCATCCAACTGATGAAGAATTAGTAGGGTTTTATCTAAGGAGGAAAGTTCAACAAAAACCAATATCTATTGAACTTATCAAGCAACTTGATATCTATAAATATGATCCATGGGATCTACCAA CAGAGTTGGCAGCAGTGGGAGAAAAAGAATGGTATTTTTATTGTCCAAGGGatagaaaatatagaaatagtgcAAGACCAAATAGAGTAACTGGAGCTGGTTTTTGGAAAGCAACAGGTACTGATAGGCCAATTTATTCATCTGAAGGATCAAAATGTATTGGATTGAAAAAATCACTTGTTTTCTACAAAGGAAGAGCTGCAAAAGGGATTAAAACTGATTGGATGATGCATGAGTTTAGATTGCCTTCTATTACTGACTCAAATGCACCAAAAAGATTCTTGGACAAACATATACCTCCTAAT GACTCATGGGCAATATGCAGGATTTTCAAGAAAGCAAACTCCAATGCACATAGAGCTCTTTCTCATTCTTGGGTATCACCACCACAATTACTACCTCAAAATAACACAACATCTCATGATTTTCTAACAAGTAGCCATTTTACTAATAATTCAAATGAAATGTCATCATTTATACACAAAACAACCAGTACTACTTCACCTATCCAATTTAATGACTTATTACAAAACTCATCCAACAATAATATGTCTAGTACCTTCACCACACTAGATCTCCCTCTTTACAAAACCCTTAACTCATTGTCAAACCACAATAATGACCCTATCACAAGTTACACATTTTCTTCATCATGTGTTGACAATATGAACAATATTGATGCTTCTTCTTTGCTTCTAAACATGTCATCTTCTATATTTGGAGATTATTCCATCGCGTTACCGGAGAATATAgaaggtggtggtggtggtggtgttcATGATGATACAACTACAACAACATTGAAGGAAGCTAATAATGTTATAATCAACAACATGGAACATATGGAGGAATTACAATGGGGAAATGTTGTTAGGTCTAATAATATTGGGTTGATGAATAATTTTCCATTGAATATGGCTGCTGATGCATGGAAGACAAATTTGCTTTGGGATTCTTCATCACCTTGTCCTAGTAGTGAAATGTCTACAAGCTATTCTACTAACAAATGTTACACTTGA
- the LOC101266416 gene encoding putative NAC domain-containing protein 94 isoform X2: MEERNDKEKNMDEVMLPGFRFHPTDEELVGFYLRRKVQQKPISIELIKQLDIYKYDPWDLPKLAAVGEKEWYFYCPRDRKYRNSARPNRVTGAGFWKATGTDRPIYSSEGSKCIGLKKSLVFYKGRAAKGIKTDWMMHEFRLPSITDSNAPKRFLDKHIPPNDSWAICRIFKKANSNAHRALSHSWVSPPQLLPQNNTTSHDFLTSSHFTNNSNEMSSFIHKTTSTTSPIQFNDLLQNSSNNNMSSTFTTLDLPLYKTLNSLSNHNNDPITSYTFSSSCVDNMNNIDASSLLLNMSSSIFGDYSIALPENIEGGGGGGVHDDTTTTTLKEANNVIINNMEHMEELQWGNVVRSNNIGLMNNFPLNMAADAWKTNLLWDSSSPCPSSEMSTSYSTNKCYT, translated from the exons atggaagaaagaaatgataaagagaaaaatatggaTGAAGTGATGCTTCCAGGGTTTAGGTTTCATCCAACTGATGAAGAATTAGTAGGGTTTTATCTAAGGAGGAAAGTTCAACAAAAACCAATATCTATTGAACTTATCAAGCAACTTGATATCTATAAATATGATCCATGGGATCTACCAA AGTTGGCAGCAGTGGGAGAAAAAGAATGGTATTTTTATTGTCCAAGGGatagaaaatatagaaatagtgcAAGACCAAATAGAGTAACTGGAGCTGGTTTTTGGAAAGCAACAGGTACTGATAGGCCAATTTATTCATCTGAAGGATCAAAATGTATTGGATTGAAAAAATCACTTGTTTTCTACAAAGGAAGAGCTGCAAAAGGGATTAAAACTGATTGGATGATGCATGAGTTTAGATTGCCTTCTATTACTGACTCAAATGCACCAAAAAGATTCTTGGACAAACATATACCTCCTAAT GACTCATGGGCAATATGCAGGATTTTCAAGAAAGCAAACTCCAATGCACATAGAGCTCTTTCTCATTCTTGGGTATCACCACCACAATTACTACCTCAAAATAACACAACATCTCATGATTTTCTAACAAGTAGCCATTTTACTAATAATTCAAATGAAATGTCATCATTTATACACAAAACAACCAGTACTACTTCACCTATCCAATTTAATGACTTATTACAAAACTCATCCAACAATAATATGTCTAGTACCTTCACCACACTAGATCTCCCTCTTTACAAAACCCTTAACTCATTGTCAAACCACAATAATGACCCTATCACAAGTTACACATTTTCTTCATCATGTGTTGACAATATGAACAATATTGATGCTTCTTCTTTGCTTCTAAACATGTCATCTTCTATATTTGGAGATTATTCCATCGCGTTACCGGAGAATATAgaaggtggtggtggtggtggtgttcATGATGATACAACTACAACAACATTGAAGGAAGCTAATAATGTTATAATCAACAACATGGAACATATGGAGGAATTACAATGGGGAAATGTTGTTAGGTCTAATAATATTGGGTTGATGAATAATTTTCCATTGAATATGGCTGCTGATGCATGGAAGACAAATTTGCTTTGGGATTCTTCATCACCTTGTCCTAGTAGTGAAATGTCTACAAGCTATTCTACTAACAAATGTTACACTTGA
- the LOC101266720 gene encoding large ribosomal subunit protein eL34 → MVQRLTYRKRHSYATKSNQHRVVKTPGGKLIYQTTKKRANGPKCPVTGKRIQGIPHLRPAEYKRSRLSRNRRTVNRAYGGVLSGSAVRERIIRAFLVEEQKIVKKVLKIQKAKEKLASKS, encoded by the exons ATGGTGCAACGGCTTACTTACCGTAAACGGCATAGCTATGCAACCAAGTCGAACCAACATAGGGTTGTGAAAACCCCAG GTGGAAAGCTGATTTACCAGACTACGAAGAAGAGGGCTAATGGACCTAAGTGCCCTGTAACTGGAAAGAGAATTCAAGGG ATTCCACACTTGAGACCTGCTGAGTACAAGAGATCCAGGTTATCTAGGAACAGGAGGACTGTGAACCGTGCTTATGGTGGTGTGTTGTCCGGCAGTGCTGTACGTGAAAG GATCATCAGAGCCTTTTTGGTTGAAGAACAAAAGATCGTGAAGAAGGTTTTGAAGATCCAGAAAGCCAAGGAAAAGCTAGCATCCAAGAGCTAA
- the LOC101267021 gene encoding uncharacterized protein: protein MFLSQFMCRTMTWFFTSIWGFLCWFVSKICFFLENRRVVDENDEMDCKNRKRLDFDEKGVEKESSFLVQSKYEYISGKDSFGFIEKSEAKSFLVEEMFVNFNEGEGVVEKEIDKNSDDKLFYFSFFKNGSVYQEKSELFDEKNANDQEKLEFLDEKGDNLCFEEILRKNDEVFSDIETRDSEDMCYEIQLLPENESLIRNSIRGSEGLGDELCSNRHLNGFLKNDQFMDGDREENDDKGFIELETSLHNLSFSIGKGDFAAKNVDGVEVTDVKCEEVKLIDDIQESVDHNSSRKSWDIDDFASQNVDRVEETDVNGEEMKLMDDIQESPDHNSSRNSLYMDGFASQNVDGVEETNVNYEDLKLMDDFQDSPNHNSSRKSWDTDGFASQNVDRVEETDVNYEEMDDFQDSPNHHSNRKSWEMDGFASQNVDIVEETDVNYEEMDDFQESPDHNSSRKLWDTDSDSDDDDDILLEHQNLVRQMKMEMKNSRITGLPTISEDYESPKVVEDMKPLKIDEKIGYKYCIEEIQKFYKSYAEKMKKLDILNYQTLNAISFLQLKDSEGFMSSKKTSMSIAKAFALPSFLANKQRKIFADPAQKSICEMNRDLEIVYVGQICLSWEILYWQYGKAKDLLEHDPHEYHTYNQVAGEYQQFQVLLQRFVEDEPFQGPRVQYYVRKRCILRSFLQVPSIRDDRFKGKKGGREEEKDVISIMKLGDVIKETMQVFWEFLRADKREANLALKGVQGTQMDNAEIELFMNVKLDLQKKERKLKDVQRSGNCIVKKFQKQQERRLSPSLFASLVELKLVSRVLSLPRLRRDHLVWCQRKLSNINVAGRKVSMEQSFSLFPC, encoded by the exons atgtttttgagtcAATTTATGTGCAGAACAATGACTTGGTTTTTCACTTCTATTTGGGGTTTCTTGTGTTGGTTTGTTTCCAAGATTTGCTTTTTCTTAGAGAACAG gagggttgttgatgaaaatgatgaaatggacTGTAAAAATCGGAAAAGATTAGATTTTGATGAGAAGGGTGTGGAAAAAGAGAGTTCTTTTTTGGTTCAGAGTAAGTATGAGTATATATCTGGTAAAGATTCTTTTGGTTTTATAGAGAAATCAGAAGCTAAAAGTTTTTTAGTTGAAGAAATGTTTGTGAATTTTAATGAAGGAGAAGGGGTTGTAGAAAAAGAGATTGATAAAAATTCTGAtgataaattgttttatttctcttttttcaaaaatggaagtgtttatcaagaaaaatcagagctttttgatgaaaaaaatgcTAATGATCAAGAAAAGTTGGAATTTTTAGATGAAAAGGGAGATAATCTTTGTTTTGAGgagattttgaggaaaaatgATGAAGTTTTTAGTGATATTGAAACACGGGATTCAGAGGATATGTGTTATGAAATTCAATTGCTTCCTGAGAATGAGTCTTTAATTCGAAATTCGATTCGAGGGTCTGAGGGTCTTGGAGATGAATTATGTTCTAATAGGCATCTTAATGGATTCTTGAAGAATGATCAGTTTATGGATGGTGATAGAGAAGAAAATGATGATAAGGGGTTTATTGAATTGGAAACTTCTTTGCATAATTTAAGTTTTTCTATTGGTAAAGGTGATTTTGCTGCTAAAAatgttgatggagttgaagtAACAGATGTGAAGTGTGAGGAAGTGAAGTTAATAGATGATATTCAAGAATCTGTAGACCATAATTCGAGTCGAAAATCATGGGATATCGATGATTTTGCTTCTCAAAATGTTGACAGAGTAGAGGAAACAGATGTGAATGGTGAGGAAATGAAGTTAATGGATGATATTCAAGAATCACCAGATCATAATTCGAGTCGAAACTCATTGTACATGGATGGTTTTGCTTCTCAAAATGTTGACGGAGTTGAAGAAACAAATGTGAACTATGAGGACTTGAAGTTAATGGATGATTTTCAAGATTCTCCGAATCATAATTCGAGTCGAAAATCATGGGATACAGATGGTTTTGCTTCTCAAAATGTTGACAGAGTTGAGGAAACAGATGTGAACTATGAggaaatggatgattttcaAGATTCTCCAAATCATCATTCGAATCGAAAATCATGGGAAATGGATGGTTTTGCTTCTCAAAATGTTGATATAGTTGAGGAAACAGATGTGAACTATGAggaaatggatgattttcaAGAATCACCAGATCATAATTCGAGTCGAAAATTATGGGATACTGATTCAGATTCGGATGACGATGATGATATCTTGTTAGAACATCAGAATTTAGTCAGGCAAATGAAAATGGAAATGAAAAATTCAAGAATCACAGGTCTGCCTACTATATCAGAAGATTATGAATCTCCTAAAGTAGTAGAAGATATGAAGCCAttgaaaattgatgaaaaaattgGATACAAATATTGTATCGAAGAAATTCAGAAATTTTACAAGAGCTATGctgaaaagatgaaaaaattggACATCTTGAATTACCAGACATTGAATGCTATCA GTTTTCTTCAGCTTAAGGATTCCGAAGGGTTTATGTCGAGCAAAAAAACGTCAATGTCGATAGCCAAAGCCTTTGCTTTACCAAGCTTCTTGGCAAACAAACAAAGGAAGATCTTTGCTGATCCTGCACAAAAATCCATTTGTGAAATGAATAGAGACTTGGAAATAGTATATGTTGGGCAAATTTGCCTATCATGGGAAATTCTCTATTGGCAATATGGTAAAGCTAAGGACTTGCTTGAACATGATCCACATGAGTATCACACATATAACCAAGTTGCCGGAGAATATCAGCAATTTCAAGTACTTTTACAAAGATTTGTCGAGGATGAGCCATTTCAAGGACCACGAGTCCAATATTATGTCAGGAAGAGGTGCATTCTCCGTAGCTTTCTTCAAGTCCCGAGCATTAGAG ATGATCGTTTTAAGGGTAAGAAGGGAGGACGAGAAGAGGAAAAGGATGTCATTTCCATAATGAAATTGGGCGACGTTATTAAGGAGACGATGCAAGTTTTCTGGGAGTTTCTTCGTGCTGATAAACGTGAAGCTAATTTGGCCTTAAAGGGTGTTCAAGGAACTCAAATGGACAATGCAGAAATCGAGCTTTTTATGAATGTCAAACTAGACCTTCAAAAG AAGGAGAGGAAGTTGAAAGATGTACAAAGAAGTGGCAATTGCATAGTGAAGAAGTTCCAAAAACAACAAGAACGTCGATTGAGTCCTTCATTATTCGCGTCACTCGTGGAGCTAAAGTTGGTATCAAGAGTGCTAAGTTTACCAAGATTAAGGAGAGATCATTTGGTTTGGTGCCAGAGGAAACTAAGCAATATCAATGTTGCAGGGAGAAAAGTTAGCATGGAACaatctttttcactttttccatGTTAA